Proteins from one Embleya scabrispora genomic window:
- a CDS encoding GNAT family N-acetyltransferase — translation MTDATSPVISLGFRTDLMLLTLQGSRVEERDGYRVVRTPANPTFHWGNFLLLPAAPAPGTAARWVDTFRREFPDADHVALGVDGTDGATGDPADLAAADLHVERGTVLTAASLRPPARPNTTATYRVADTDDDWAQALALNEAGNTDFEPTAYREFAARRLAGFRALQERGHGAWFGAFEDGRLRAGLGLFTDGRGLARYQTVGTHPDHRNRGLASGLVHAAAVHAATNWSATTLVIVADPDYVAIDIYRRLGFTGTETQIQLQIVPA, via the coding sequence ATGACCGACGCGACCTCGCCCGTGATCTCCCTCGGCTTCCGCACCGACCTGATGCTGCTCACCCTCCAGGGCAGCCGGGTCGAGGAGCGGGACGGCTACCGGGTCGTCCGTACGCCCGCCAACCCCACTTTCCACTGGGGCAACTTCCTCCTTCTGCCCGCTGCCCCGGCCCCCGGCACCGCGGCCCGCTGGGTGGACACCTTCCGCCGCGAATTCCCCGACGCGGACCACGTGGCCCTCGGCGTCGACGGCACGGACGGCGCCACCGGCGACCCGGCCGACCTCGCCGCCGCCGATCTGCACGTCGAGCGCGGCACGGTCCTGACCGCCGCGTCCCTGCGCCCGCCGGCACGCCCCAACACGACCGCGACCTACCGCGTCGCCGACACCGACGACGACTGGGCCCAGGCGCTCGCGCTCAACGAGGCCGGCAACACCGACTTCGAGCCCACCGCCTACCGCGAGTTCGCCGCCCGCCGGTTGGCCGGCTTCCGCGCCCTGCAGGAACGCGGCCACGGCGCCTGGTTCGGCGCCTTCGAGGACGGCCGACTCCGCGCCGGCCTGGGCCTGTTCACCGACGGTCGGGGCCTGGCCCGCTACCAGACCGTCGGCACCCACCCGGACCACCGCAACCGCGGCCTGGCCTCCGGCCTGGTCCACGCCGCCGCCGTCCACGCCGCGACGAACTGGTCCGCGACCACCTTGGTCATCGTCGCCGACCCCGACTATGTGGCCATCGACATCTACCGCCGCCTGGGCTTCACCGGCACGGAAACCCAGATCCAACTGCAGATCGTCCCCGCCTGA
- a CDS encoding LysR family transcriptional regulator, with amino-acid sequence MSELEVRELRYFIAVAEELNFSRAAERLGMAQPPLSKAIALMESRLGVRLLERTTRQVRLTSAGRVLLDQARIAVDAVHAAARRARRAGQPTPRLVVAVKPGGDAGLLREILAAYRGAGAQLPPPEVVVAGSGEPIAMLRDGRADVALLRSPFDGRGLDSQTLVVEPRLAVLPAAHRLAGRRRLRPADLEGEPIPRWKGAAPATLAYYTGCDGAEAGDGHPGSAPADPPEGPLVASVEQLLEVVALGQAVAFLALSTTKRYQRPDIAYRPVTGLSPSAVVVAWPETSRSPAVAAFVRAAHDVAADHPDHMSALAY; translated from the coding sequence ATGAGTGAGCTGGAGGTGCGGGAGCTGAGGTACTTCATCGCGGTCGCCGAGGAGCTGAACTTCAGCCGGGCCGCGGAACGCCTGGGTATGGCGCAGCCCCCGCTGTCGAAGGCGATCGCCCTGATGGAGTCCCGGCTCGGGGTGCGCCTGCTGGAGCGCACCACCCGGCAGGTGAGGTTGACCTCCGCCGGTCGGGTGCTGCTCGACCAGGCCCGGATCGCGGTCGACGCGGTGCACGCGGCGGCCCGGCGGGCACGCCGCGCCGGTCAGCCGACACCCCGGCTCGTCGTGGCGGTCAAGCCGGGAGGCGATGCGGGACTGCTGCGGGAGATCCTCGCCGCCTACCGGGGGGCGGGCGCGCAGCTGCCACCGCCCGAAGTCGTCGTCGCCGGCAGCGGAGAGCCGATCGCCATGTTGCGGGACGGCCGCGCCGACGTGGCGCTGCTGCGCAGCCCGTTCGACGGTCGAGGGCTGGATTCCCAGACGCTCGTGGTCGAGCCGCGACTGGCCGTCCTCCCCGCCGCGCACCGCCTGGCCGGACGCCGGCGACTGCGGCCGGCCGACCTCGAGGGCGAGCCGATCCCACGCTGGAAAGGGGCCGCCCCCGCCACCCTCGCCTACTACACGGGCTGCGACGGAGCGGAGGCAGGCGACGGCCACCCGGGCTCGGCGCCGGCCGACCCTCCCGAGGGGCCGCTCGTGGCGAGCGTCGAGCAACTCTTGGAGGTGGTCGCGCTGGGCCAGGCGGTGGCGTTCCTGGCGCTGTCCACCACCAAGCGGTACCAGCGCCCGGACATCGCATATCGGCCGGTCACCGGCCTCAGCCCCAGCGCGGTCGTGGTCGCCTGGCCGGAGACCTCACGATCACCGGCCGTCGCCGCGTTCGTCCGAGCCGCCCACGACGTCGCCGCCGACCACCCCGACCACATGAGCGCACTGGCCTACTGA
- a CDS encoding SDR family oxidoreductase: MTTSRKTALITGANKGIGKETARRLAALGITVLIGARDAERGEAAAEELRADGADVRFVPLDVTDETSVRAAAEHIDATFGRLDILVNNAAIATGPLKPSETPAATVRQVYETNVFGVIAVTHAMLPLLRRSAAARIVNMSSELGSLTHLADPGSPWSAYSSILLPYCTSKSALNAITVLYANELRAEGILVNAVSPGYCATDLNRHTGTRTAQDGAAVAVDMATVGEDGPTVAFLTEDGPIPW; encoded by the coding sequence ATGACGACTTCGCGGAAGACCGCCCTGATCACCGGCGCGAACAAGGGCATCGGCAAGGAAACGGCGCGCAGGCTCGCGGCCCTCGGCATCACCGTGCTGATCGGCGCGCGCGACGCCGAGCGCGGCGAGGCGGCGGCCGAGGAGCTTCGTGCCGACGGCGCCGACGTACGGTTCGTACCACTGGACGTCACCGACGAGACCTCGGTCCGGGCCGCCGCCGAGCACATCGACGCCACGTTCGGCCGCCTCGACATCCTCGTCAACAACGCCGCGATCGCCACCGGACCGCTGAAGCCGAGTGAAACCCCCGCCGCCACCGTCCGGCAGGTCTACGAGACCAACGTGTTCGGCGTCATCGCGGTGACCCACGCCATGCTCCCGCTACTCCGCCGCTCGGCCGCGGCACGCATCGTCAACATGTCCAGCGAACTCGGCTCCCTCACCCACCTCGCCGACCCGGGCAGCCCGTGGTCCGCCTACTCGTCGATCCTTCTCCCCTACTGCACCTCGAAAAGCGCGCTGAACGCAATCACCGTGCTCTACGCCAACGAACTGCGCGCCGAAGGGATCCTCGTCAACGCCGTGAGTCCCGGCTACTGCGCAACCGACCTCAACCGCCACACCGGAACACGCACGGCACAAGACGGCGCAGCCGTCGCGGTCGACATGGCAACCGTGGGCGAGGACGGCCCAACGGTCGCCTTCCTGACCGAGGACGGCCCGATCCCCTGGTGA
- a CDS encoding antibiotic biosynthesis monooxygenase family protein, producing the protein MSYVVVARYLTHPDAQNEVLTLLDEMTRHSLAEPGCRSYRVHQGTEEARTIVLVEEYDAEADFTAHCASAHFREIVLGKVVPLLVSRDVVRLTPREVAP; encoded by the coding sequence TTGAGTTACGTAGTCGTCGCCCGCTATCTCACCCACCCCGACGCGCAGAACGAGGTATTGACCCTGCTCGACGAGATGACCCGTCACTCGCTGGCCGAGCCCGGCTGCCGGAGCTACCGGGTGCACCAGGGCACCGAGGAGGCTCGGACGATCGTGCTCGTCGAGGAGTACGACGCCGAAGCCGACTTCACCGCGCACTGCGCCTCCGCGCACTTCCGGGAGATCGTGCTCGGCAAGGTGGTGCCGCTGCTGGTGAGCCGGGACGTGGTGCGGCTGACCCCGCGCGAGGTGGCGCCGTGA
- a CDS encoding zinc-binding dehydrogenase, protein MRMRAAVLRGTSQARPYGTSRPVAIEDVELGDPRAGEVLVRIAAASLCHSDLSVVNGDRVRPLPMALGHEAVGVVEAVGPGVDRVAPGEHVALVFVPSCGHCVRCDEGRPALCSAAAAANGSGGLLHGPSLLRDGGGAVVHHQLGVSAFAEFAVVAQESVVPIPRDVPFEVASMFGCAVLTGAGAVINTAAVRPGQSVAVFGLGGVGLSAVLGARAAGAYPIVAVDPVPAKRDLALRLGASHAYHPDRALDAIRDLVGDGLDVVVEAVGSAAVIADCLAAVGRGGRVVSVGLPAPGRRLDAVPALAFAGEGKSLIGSYMGDAVPRRDIPRYLALWRAGQMPVELLHTGTVELDDLNEAMEALANGEAIRQVIRTGAGVAAGR, encoded by the coding sequence GTGAGGATGCGGGCCGCCGTGCTGCGCGGGACCTCGCAGGCCCGGCCGTACGGGACGAGCCGGCCGGTCGCGATCGAGGACGTCGAACTGGGCGACCCGCGGGCGGGTGAGGTGCTGGTCCGGATCGCCGCCGCGAGCCTGTGCCACTCCGACCTGTCCGTGGTCAACGGCGACCGGGTCCGGCCGCTGCCGATGGCGCTCGGACACGAGGCCGTCGGCGTGGTCGAGGCGGTCGGACCCGGGGTGGACCGGGTCGCGCCGGGGGAGCACGTCGCGCTCGTGTTCGTGCCCAGCTGCGGCCACTGCGTGCGGTGCGACGAGGGCCGGCCGGCGCTGTGCTCGGCCGCCGCCGCGGCCAACGGCTCGGGCGGGCTGCTGCACGGGCCGTCGCTGCTCCGAGACGGGGGCGGCGCGGTGGTGCACCACCAGCTCGGGGTGTCCGCGTTCGCCGAATTCGCCGTGGTGGCACAGGAGTCGGTGGTGCCGATCCCGCGCGACGTGCCGTTCGAGGTGGCGTCGATGTTCGGCTGCGCGGTGCTGACCGGGGCGGGTGCGGTGATCAACACGGCGGCGGTACGTCCGGGCCAGTCGGTCGCGGTGTTCGGCCTGGGCGGGGTCGGCCTGTCCGCCGTGCTCGGCGCGCGGGCGGCCGGGGCGTACCCGATCGTCGCGGTCGACCCGGTCCCGGCGAAGCGCGACCTGGCGCTGCGGCTCGGCGCGTCGCACGCGTACCACCCGGACCGGGCCCTCGACGCGATCCGTGACCTGGTCGGCGACGGCTTGGACGTGGTGGTCGAGGCGGTCGGCAGCGCGGCCGTGATCGCGGACTGCCTGGCCGCGGTGGGCCGAGGCGGGCGGGTGGTCTCGGTCGGCCTGCCCGCGCCGGGACGGCGGCTGGACGCGGTGCCGGCCCTGGCCTTCGCCGGGGAGGGCAAGTCCCTGATCGGCTCGTACATGGGCGACGCGGTCCCCCGCCGCGACATCCCCCGCTACCTGGCCCTGTGGCGGGCCGGGCAGATGCCGGTCGAACTGCTGCACACCGGCACGGTGGAACTGGACGACCTGAACGAGGCGATGGAGGCGCTGGCAAACGGCGAGGCGATCCGCCAGGTGATCCGCACGGGGGCCGGGGTCGCGGCCGGGCGGTAG
- a CDS encoding benzaldehyde dehydrogenase: MLLADGTWTGKIFDGRWTSGSGGTYEAVEPATGNVLGVVGAADPADVARAASAAAAAQGDWAARPYDERAAVLRRAGLLFERHAEEIRGLLVRESGSVPAKASVEVGFAAAECFEASALAAHPQGLVLPSAQPRWSLARRRPAGVVGVIAPFNYPLILSIRSVAPALALGNAVLLKPDPRTAICGGVVLARILEEAGLPAGVLHLVPGGAETGAALVSAPEVRIVSFTGSTAAGRRIGEACGRLLKRAHLELGGNNALIVLPGADVDRAAAAGAWGSFLHQGQICMATGRHLVHESLYPDYVAALAAKADHLPVGDPATEDVALGPIIDERQLRRIDGLVRDSVAAGARPAAGGTYEGLFYRPTVLADVRPTMPAYTDEVFGPVAPVVPFDTVEEAIALARNSEYGLSLGILGDVGQAMRVADAIPTGLVHINDQTVNDEANAPFGGQAASGTGARFGGPEANIEAFTETQWVTMRGEIAPHPF, from the coding sequence ATGTTGCTTGCCGACGGCACATGGACCGGAAAGATCTTCGACGGGCGCTGGACCTCCGGGTCCGGAGGGACGTACGAGGCGGTCGAGCCGGCGACCGGGAACGTGCTGGGTGTGGTCGGCGCGGCCGATCCCGCCGACGTCGCCCGCGCGGCTTCCGCCGCCGCCGCGGCGCAGGGCGACTGGGCGGCCCGGCCGTACGACGAGCGCGCCGCCGTATTGCGCCGCGCGGGGCTGCTGTTCGAGCGGCACGCCGAGGAGATCCGGGGCCTGCTGGTCCGCGAGTCCGGATCGGTCCCGGCCAAGGCGTCCGTCGAGGTGGGCTTCGCCGCGGCCGAGTGCTTCGAGGCGTCGGCGCTCGCGGCGCATCCGCAGGGCCTGGTGCTCCCGTCGGCCCAGCCGCGCTGGAGCCTGGCCCGCCGCCGTCCGGCGGGCGTGGTCGGTGTGATCGCGCCGTTCAACTACCCGCTGATCCTGTCGATCCGCTCCGTCGCGCCCGCGCTCGCGCTCGGCAATGCCGTCCTGCTCAAGCCGGACCCGCGCACGGCGATCTGCGGCGGTGTGGTGCTCGCCCGGATCCTGGAGGAGGCCGGCCTGCCCGCCGGTGTGCTGCACCTGGTGCCCGGCGGGGCCGAGACGGGCGCGGCCCTGGTGTCCGCCCCCGAGGTACGGATCGTCTCGTTCACCGGATCCACCGCCGCCGGCCGCCGGATCGGCGAAGCCTGTGGACGCCTGCTCAAGCGCGCACACCTGGAACTGGGCGGCAACAACGCGCTGATCGTGCTCCCCGGCGCCGACGTGGACCGCGCAGCGGCGGCCGGCGCCTGGGGCTCCTTCCTGCACCAGGGCCAGATCTGCATGGCCACCGGCCGCCACCTCGTCCACGAGAGCCTGTACCCGGACTACGTGGCGGCCCTGGCCGCGAAGGCCGACCACCTGCCGGTCGGCGACCCCGCGACCGAGGACGTGGCACTCGGCCCGATCATCGACGAGCGGCAACTGCGCCGGATCGACGGCCTGGTCCGGGACAGCGTGGCCGCGGGCGCGCGGCCGGCCGCCGGCGGCACGTACGAGGGGCTGTTCTACCGGCCCACCGTGCTCGCGGACGTGCGGCCGACGATGCCCGCGTACACCGACGAGGTGTTCGGACCGGTGGCGCCGGTCGTCCCGTTCGACACCGTGGAAGAGGCCATCGCGCTGGCCCGGAACAGCGAGTACGGGCTCTCGCTCGGCATCCTCGGCGACGTCGGGCAGGCGATGCGCGTCGCCGACGCGATCCCCACCGGCCTGGTGCACATCAACGACCAGACGGTCAACGACGAGGCCAACGCCCCCTTCGGTGGCCAGGCGGCGTCGGGCACGGGCGCCCGGTTCGGCGGTCCGGAGGCCAACATCGAGGCGTTCACCGAGACGCAGTGGGTGACCATGCGGGGAGAGATCGCGCCGCATCCGTTCTGA
- a CDS encoding glycerol-3-phosphate dehydrogenase/oxidase: MISMPARKPRRASAAATRGTPLLLDRGRAKHRLADHRFDVLVVGGGVTGAYAALDAASRGLDVALVEKDDFASGTSSKSSKMVHGGLRYIEQGNVNLVRHSLLERHRFRKNAPHLVHRLPFLFPILEKEGVFDARLAKGFEGLLWTYDLVGGWRIGKLHQRLTVDEVLAHAPTLRADHLRGGLMYFDGRADDARLVLTIVRTAAALGATVLNGAAVDRILTERGRAAGARIEVDGERFDVRASAVVNATGVWSDTVDGLADDDHRRQVRPAKGVHIVVPWHKVRIDCTVTVPIPGRARRATCTRWGDAVVLGTTDEDYRGSIDDVHCTRPEMEFLLEGANTAFEGRLTPDDVIGSIGGLRPLVGGKEGATLDMSRDHHISVGRGGMVTVTGGKLTTSRHMGELVIDKVMQVLGRKGRSRTTNLPLIGGAGYDAEAVAASGGLAAHLGERYGTEARFVSDLLAEDPALAEPVVAGMPYIRAEVVYAARSEMARSVDDVLSRRTRSRLFARDASAAAAPEVGRLLGAELGLTAAQIDRQVADYLAAVRHEKAVLLGEPEEPTSAVIAPQGAAQ; encoded by the coding sequence GTGATTTCGATGCCCGCCCGCAAGCCACGACGGGCGTCGGCTGCGGCCACGAGAGGCACCCCGCTGCTTCTCGACCGCGGCCGGGCCAAGCACCGACTCGCGGACCACCGCTTCGACGTGCTCGTCGTCGGCGGCGGCGTCACCGGCGCCTACGCCGCGCTCGACGCGGCCTCGCGCGGCCTGGACGTGGCCCTGGTGGAGAAGGACGACTTCGCCTCCGGGACCTCCTCCAAGTCGTCGAAGATGGTGCACGGCGGCCTGCGCTACATCGAGCAGGGCAACGTCAACCTGGTCCGCCACTCGCTCCTGGAAAGACACCGCTTCCGCAAGAACGCGCCGCACCTGGTGCACCGGCTGCCGTTCCTGTTCCCGATCCTGGAGAAGGAGGGCGTCTTCGACGCCCGGCTCGCCAAGGGCTTCGAGGGCCTGCTGTGGACCTACGACCTGGTCGGCGGCTGGCGGATCGGCAAGCTGCACCAGCGGCTGACCGTCGACGAGGTGCTGGCCCACGCGCCGACGCTGCGCGCGGACCACCTGCGGGGCGGGCTGATGTACTTCGACGGCCGCGCCGACGACGCCCGCCTGGTGCTGACCATCGTGCGCACCGCGGCCGCGCTGGGCGCCACCGTGCTCAACGGCGCCGCGGTGGACCGGATCCTGACCGAGCGCGGCCGCGCCGCCGGGGCCCGGATCGAGGTCGACGGCGAGCGCTTCGACGTGCGCGCCTCCGCCGTGGTCAACGCCACCGGCGTGTGGAGCGACACCGTCGACGGGCTGGCCGACGACGACCACCGACGGCAGGTACGACCCGCCAAGGGCGTGCACATCGTGGTGCCGTGGCACAAGGTCCGGATCGACTGCACGGTCACCGTGCCCATCCCGGGTCGGGCCCGCCGCGCCACCTGCACCCGCTGGGGCGACGCGGTCGTGCTCGGTACCACGGACGAGGACTACCGCGGCTCGATCGACGACGTGCACTGCACCCGCCCGGAGATGGAGTTCCTGCTCGAAGGCGCCAACACCGCGTTCGAGGGCCGGCTCACCCCGGACGACGTGATCGGCAGCATCGGCGGCCTGCGTCCGCTGGTCGGCGGCAAGGAGGGCGCCACCCTCGACATGAGCCGCGACCACCACATCTCGGTCGGCCGCGGCGGCATGGTCACCGTCACCGGCGGCAAGCTCACCACCAGCCGGCACATGGGCGAACTGGTGATCGACAAGGTGATGCAGGTCCTGGGCCGCAAGGGCCGCAGCCGCACCACCAACCTGCCGCTGATCGGCGGCGCCGGCTACGACGCCGAAGCGGTCGCCGCGTCCGGCGGCCTGGCCGCACACCTGGGCGAGCGCTACGGCACCGAGGCCCGCTTCGTCTCCGACCTGCTCGCCGAGGACCCCGCGCTCGCCGAGCCGGTGGTCGCGGGCATGCCGTACATCAGGGCCGAGGTCGTCTACGCGGCCCGGTCCGAGATGGCCCGCTCGGTGGACGACGTGCTCTCCCGACGCACCCGCTCGCGCCTGTTCGCCCGCGACGCCTCGGCCGCCGCGGCCCCCGAGGTCGGCCGCCTCCTCGGCGCCGAACTGGGCCTGACCGCCGCGCAGATCGACCGCCAGGTCGCCGACTACCTCGCCGCCGTGCGGCACGAGAAGGCGGTCCTGCTCGGCGAGCCCGAAGAACCCACATCCGCAGTGATCGCACCCCAAGGAGCCGCGCAGTGA
- a CDS encoding FAD-binding oxidoreductase, producing the protein MISRQTITNPFNRGDYIVGAPTPAKWAKNTPIGTGDASLQGRVVEVPAQVIEDLRGVAEAVYTDRDDVVARTRDWWAGTMIGETDGRPATPDAVIVEVVDADQVAAVLRICHAAGIPVTASAGRSNVTGAALPVHGGVVLDLCGLNRIVSFDAESLVVDVEAGMFGDLFEKELQETHGVTTGHWPSAFAVSTVGGWIACRGAGQLSTRYGKIEDMVVGIDVVHADGTRATYGDYPRAATGPDLRQIFIGSEGTLGVIVSARIRVHPLPTYAKALAFGFDTFAEGLDACRKIMQRGATPAVLRLYDKLESGVHFDHPETNLLLIADEGDPILVDAMLKVSEEVCLSYGPELDSDAVFERWLRDRMLVGKSSDGFTPGPGFVADTLEMAGSWTALGEVYDEVVAAIQAVPGTLAASAHQSHAYTDGACVYFSLRGDVDRPRRRDWYRAVWDAANEVLIRHGAALSHHHGCGLLRGPYLPAALGAGFDTFAKVKATLDPAGILNPGKLGLPNRFDA; encoded by the coding sequence GTGATCAGCAGGCAGACCATCACCAACCCGTTCAACCGCGGCGACTACATCGTGGGCGCGCCCACCCCGGCCAAGTGGGCCAAGAACACCCCGATCGGCACCGGCGACGCCTCGCTCCAGGGCCGCGTGGTCGAGGTGCCCGCACAGGTGATCGAGGACCTGCGCGGCGTGGCCGAGGCCGTGTACACCGACCGCGACGACGTGGTCGCCCGTACCCGCGACTGGTGGGCCGGCACCATGATCGGTGAGACCGACGGCCGCCCCGCCACCCCCGACGCGGTGATCGTCGAGGTCGTCGACGCCGACCAGGTGGCCGCCGTACTGCGGATCTGCCACGCCGCCGGCATCCCGGTCACCGCCTCCGCCGGCCGCAGCAACGTCACCGGCGCGGCGCTGCCCGTGCACGGCGGCGTTGTGCTCGACCTGTGCGGCCTGAACCGCATCGTCTCCTTCGACGCCGAATCGCTCGTCGTCGACGTCGAGGCCGGCATGTTCGGCGACCTGTTCGAAAAGGAACTGCAGGAAACCCACGGCGTGACCACCGGCCACTGGCCGTCCGCCTTCGCCGTCTCCACCGTCGGCGGCTGGATCGCCTGCCGCGGCGCGGGCCAACTCTCCACGCGCTACGGCAAGATCGAGGACATGGTCGTCGGCATCGACGTGGTGCACGCCGACGGCACCCGCGCCACCTACGGCGACTACCCGCGCGCGGCCACCGGCCCCGACCTGCGGCAGATCTTCATCGGTTCGGAGGGCACGCTCGGCGTGATCGTCTCCGCGCGCATCCGGGTGCACCCGCTGCCCACCTACGCCAAGGCGCTCGCGTTCGGCTTCGACACCTTCGCCGAGGGCCTGGACGCGTGCCGCAAGATCATGCAGCGCGGCGCCACCCCTGCGGTGTTGCGCCTGTACGACAAGCTGGAGAGCGGGGTGCACTTCGACCACCCCGAGACCAACCTCCTGCTGATCGCCGACGAGGGCGACCCGATCCTGGTCGACGCGATGCTGAAGGTCAGCGAGGAGGTCTGCCTGAGCTACGGTCCCGAACTGGACAGCGACGCGGTGTTCGAACGCTGGCTGAGGGACCGCATGCTGGTCGGCAAGTCCTCCGACGGCTTCACCCCGGGGCCCGGCTTCGTCGCCGACACGCTGGAGATGGCCGGATCGTGGACCGCGCTCGGCGAGGTGTACGACGAGGTGGTGGCGGCGATCCAGGCGGTGCCCGGCACACTCGCGGCCTCCGCCCACCAGTCGCACGCGTACACCGACGGCGCGTGCGTCTACTTCTCGCTGCGCGGCGACGTGGACCGGCCCCGGCGCCGCGACTGGTACCGCGCGGTGTGGGACGCGGCCAACGAGGTGCTGATCCGGCACGGCGCCGCGCTCAGCCACCACCACGGCTGCGGACTGCTGCGCGGCCCGTACCTGCCCGCCGCGCTCGGTGCCGGGTTCGACACGTTCGCCAAGGTCAAGGCGACCCTCGACCCGGCCGGAATACTCAATCCTGGCAAACTGGGCCTGCCCAACCGCTTCGACGCGTGA
- a CDS encoding glycerol-3-phosphate responsive antiterminator, with protein MNASRRPASAPRMSSVLSSAFAEVPVIASIIGPQRLQNFLGASAQVCILASIPVGQLPNIVQLLGRANKTVFVNVDSCPGLAQDKGALEFLRAMGAHGMVSTRLSLMEKGRPLGLLTMQKVFVTDRSNMRRSTDAIARGGPDLVEIMPSPIVARMTPEAKRAMSPFVAAGFVETAEDAAAALALGAVAVATSDPRLWDLRRDRLGATAPPPPPASSAP; from the coding sequence ATGAACGCCAGTCGACGCCCCGCGAGCGCGCCCCGGATGTCCTCCGTGCTCTCGTCCGCCTTCGCCGAGGTACCCGTGATCGCGTCGATCATCGGACCCCAGCGCCTGCAGAACTTCCTCGGCGCGTCCGCACAGGTGTGCATCCTCGCGTCCATCCCGGTCGGGCAGCTGCCGAACATCGTGCAGCTGCTCGGCCGGGCGAACAAGACGGTGTTCGTCAACGTGGACAGCTGCCCCGGTCTGGCCCAGGACAAGGGCGCGCTGGAATTCCTCAGGGCGATGGGCGCGCACGGCATGGTCAGCACCCGACTCTCGCTGATGGAGAAGGGCCGCCCGCTGGGGCTGCTGACCATGCAGAAGGTGTTCGTCACCGACCGCTCCAACATGCGCCGCAGCACCGACGCGATCGCGCGCGGCGGCCCCGACCTGGTCGAGATCATGCCGTCGCCGATCGTGGCCCGGATGACCCCCGAGGCCAAACGCGCGATGTCGCCGTTCGTCGCGGCCGGCTTCGTGGAGACCGCCGAGGACGCGGCCGCGGCACTCGCGCTCGGCGCGGTCGCCGTGGCCACGTCCGACCCCCGGTTGTGGGACCTGCGGCGCGACCGGCTCGGCGCGACCGCGCCGCCCCCGCCCCCTGCTTCTTCCGCTCCGTAG